GATATAGGATTCTTCCGGGTACGCGCTTTCTTCGCGATAAATATCTGAATAGCGATACCTATCTTCAGCATAGCCCTCTACCCCATTGGGCACAGGAAGCTGCGACCGCGACAAGAAACCATCGCCGCCTCCCAGAACAATGCGAACCCGTTCGAGGTCGTCATGAAAATATTCACGCAGAAGCGGGATAACCTTGAACGCCATTATCCGGTCAAGATCGGACTTCGTCCTTACCCCCATGAACCATGCATGACCGATCTGGGCGTCCTCTCCTAGAAAATAAACCAGTCGCTGGTTTATACATTCCAAGATGGTAGCCAAATTGAGCGCACTGTCATCGAGTTCGATATCCACCAGCCTCGACGTATCCGGAGGTAATTCCTCGAAGACGAACCGTCGCCTCAATGCGGTGTCCAGCAGTGAGATTGAGCGATCAGCCGTGTTCATTGTGCCGAGGATGTAAAGGTTTCGGGGGAGGGAAAACGCTGATTTGGAATAGGGCAGCGTAACCGTGATCGCCGCCGGTGCCCCGCGTCTCTTATCATCCTCCAGAAGCGTGATGAGTTCTCCCAACACCTTCGATATGTTGGCGCGGTTGATCTCATCGATAATGAGGACGTGATTTCCCTGTTGTTTTGATGCACGATCCGCCATCACCTTCAGAATGCCAGCTTCCGGCTCCAGCGTGAAACCTGCACCTGAAGCCATCGGGCGTGGCCGCAATCCCTCGACAAAATCCTCGTAGGTAAAGCTCTGGTGGAAGGTGACGAAGCCGATGCGCTCGTCCTTGACCAGTTGGTCGTATGCTTGGCGGACTGCCGCCGGTTCATCAGGAGCCTGCCCCAAGCAAATCTCAACAGCGCGTTTCGCAGTGCTGAAGGTCTTTCCTGTCCCCGGCGGGCCGTAAAAAATCGTATTTAGTTCATAATCAGAGCGGGCTGGAGCGATTTCATCCACGTCCGCCTCCTGCACTGGGGCGGGCTTTTTCTCCTTCGGCCTTTGCCACAGTGCTTTGAAATCGCCCTCGTAAAAATCAACGCGGGAGCCATGCTTGGCCTCCAACTCTTTCCGCAGCTTGAGAAGCGCGGTATCGAGTTCAGCGATACTCATGGCTCTCACGTCGGAAGGCGAAGCCGCTTCAAAGCCCGTCAGGATATCCCGCTTGTGCTGTCCCGAACTGATCCTCTCAAAACTTTCAGGGAATAGTAAGAATGGAAGGATGTGGCGCAACTGCCGATTGTCACCATTCACCTGCCCGTGGAACCACTCAGCGAAAGTCGCGCTATCAGCCAATACTTGACGGCGCTCTTCCTGCGACTTCGCTTTCAAAGCCTGCATCGCGGTAATCAGCAGGACGAGTTCGCGCCACTTGTTGTTGTTGTATCCCTGACCGGCACGCCCGACGCCGTGAAGGACGGGGTCGGTTAGTGCTACGACCTCCCGTGGCAGTTCCTCGCCGGACCAAGACCAGACTTCGCGGACCTTCAGATTCTTGGTGG
The sequence above is a segment of the Paradevosia shaoguanensis genome. Coding sequences within it:
- a CDS encoding McrB family protein encodes the protein MARYNPVGDLSPLYDAMDRLRSDCLIGDGSLLSPGRQLWTAENFAELQRTYVQNLDEGEGKFFEKLKTQLKDATADGHCLMAELIWLLYAFSRGDVSPPTKNLKVREVWSWSGEELPREVVALTDPVLHGVGRAGQGYNNNKWRELVLLITAMQALKAKSQEERRQVLADSATFAEWFHGQVNGDNRQLRHILPFLLFPESFERISSGQHKRDILTGFEAASPSDVRAMSIAELDTALLKLRKELEAKHGSRVDFYEGDFKALWQRPKEKKPAPVQEADVDEIAPARSDYELNTIFYGPPGTGKTFSTAKRAVEICLGQAPDEPAAVRQAYDQLVKDERIGFVTFHQSFTYEDFVEGLRPRPMASGAGFTLEPEAGILKVMADRASKQQGNHVLIIDEINRANISKVLGELITLLEDDKRRGAPAAITVTLPYSKSAFSLPRNLYILGTMNTADRSISLLDTALRRRFVFEELPPDTSRLVDIELDDSALNLATILECINQRLVYFLGEDAQIGHAWFMGVRTKSDLDRIMAFKVIPLLREYFHDDLERVRIVLGGGDGFLSRSQLPVPNGVEGYAEDRYRYSDIYREESAYPEESYITLLGQS